From a region of the Ptychodera flava strain L36383 unplaced genomic scaffold, AS_Pfla_20210202 Scaffold_66__1_contigs__length_654902_pilon, whole genome shotgun sequence genome:
- the LOC139128712 gene encoding proto-oncogene tyrosine-protein kinase ROS-like — MAGNYTCVARNTFYDNTEGSNPPLNDHISAIRSSLASVSPTFVWRKYGQQIITSSKETIEGTETTSKLIVAFVTIEDYGDYVSTATNYVSEDQCRIKLVGRRGVSAGGITGIVFGLLIVIGVALALGYYWYRRRKYSPEQTEEQGTSLGSELKHIGKDNDEERGHYQDLEFTESEKESNYTSLESQYTSLRQPATDTADIYMKLGARSNDFPRQHIKMHELIGTGSYGQINRATATEIAGKSGKTLVAVKSVKDSASDDDKGD; from the exons ATGGCCGGAAACTACACCTGCGTGGCAAGGAACACCTTCTATGACAACACCGAAGGA tcgaACCCACCGCTCAACGATCACATTTCAGCGATAAGGTCGAGTTTGGCATCGGTGTCGCCAACCTTCGTATGGCGGAAATACGGTCAACAAATCATTACCAGCTCAAAGGAGACGATAGAAGGGACTGAGACAACGAGTAAGTTGATCGTGGCTTTCGTCACCATAGAAGACTATGGAGACTACGTCAGTACTGCTACAAACTACGTTTCTGAAGATCAGTGCAGAATTAAATTGGTAGGGAGAAGAGGGGTTTCTGCTGGAG GAATTACTGGGATCGTTTTTGGCCTGCTTATCGTTATCGGCGTTGCTCTTGCTCTCGGATATTACTGGTACAGACGAAGAAAGTATTCACCG GAACAAACCGAAGAACAAGGGACCTCTTTAGGATCAGAATTAAAACATATTGGAAAG GACAACGACGAAGAGAGAGGACATTATCAGGATTTGGAGTTTACTGAGTCAGAGAAG GAAAGCAATTACACGTCTTTAGAATCGCAGTACACATCTCTTCGCCAGCCTGCTACGGATACAGCTGACATCTACATGAAACTCGGCGCACGCTCCAACGATTTTCCACGCCAGCATATCAAAATGCATGAACTCATTGGCACTGGCTCGTACGGGCAGATAAACCGGGCCACGGCGACTGAAATTGCTGGCAAAAGCGGCAAGACATTGGTAGCTGTGAAGTCTGTCAAAG ATAGTGCTTCTGATGATGATAAAGGAGACTGA